The following nucleotide sequence is from Rhodothermus sp..
AACCGGACGGCACGTCTGGCACAGGCGCTGCTCGAAACGCCGGCTATCCTCCGGGCAACCACCCTGGCCGGTCTGGTGCTCGCGCAGGTGCTATTGGCACTTGGACTGAGTACTCCGTTCCTATCAGGTGAGGTGTTTCCTGCGGGCAGCGTCGCCTGGGCCAGTATGTTGCTGCTGGCGACGATCGGGGGACTGGCATTTTACCTCGGAGGCCTGGTGCTGCCGGGAGCCATCGCCCACGAGCAGGCCAACCGTCTGGTGCAACCGGCTGCCACGTTGCTTCGAGTGATTGCTTTGCTGCTATGGCCACTGGTTCGTCCGGCCCGGGCCTTTTCCGAACGCCTGGCGCGCCGACTATCCCTTGAGGCTGATTCGATAGCCACCTTCATGCAACCGGAGCTGGGCTGGGAAAGGCAGGCTGCCGAAGCGGATACCGCACCAGCCCGTGACCTCAACGAAACGGAAAGTCAGCTGCTGGCCAATGCGCTGGCCTTCGAAAAACTTCGCGTGCGGGACTGCATGGTGCCCCGTACCGATATTGTGGCTGTCGAAGAACATATCGATCTCGAAACGTTGCGCCAGCGCTTCATCGAAAGTGGCTACTCGCGGTTGCCCGTCTACCGGGAACACATTGATCAAATTATTGGCATCGTCTTCGCCTACGATCTGTTTCGTCAGCCGGCATCGCTGGCCGAAATGATCCGGCCTGTACGCTTCGTACCCGAATCGAAACCTGCCCACGCGCTGCTGAAGGAATTTCTGCAAACGAACACGCCCCTCGCCATTGTCATCGACGAGTACGGCGGTACGGCCGGCCTCGTCACGCGCGAAGACCTGCTTGAAGAGCTGATCGGCGACATCCAGGACGAGTTCGATATGGATGAGGACGCAGAATATCAGTTGCGTCGTCTTGATGAGCGCACCTGGCTGGTCAGTGGACGGGTAGAGATCGAGGAGCTACGGGAAGCCGGACTGGATCTGCCCGAAGGGGATTACGACACGGTTGCCGGCTATCTGCTCGAACGATTGGGTACGATCCCGAAGCCCCAGGAAGCTTTCGAGCTGGACGGCTACCGCTTTACCATTCTGAAAGCCACGCAAAACCGCATCGAACTGGTCCGCATCACGCGGCTGTAACACCACGCGTCCATCGGCTACTTACAGACAGTGCCGGACGCAAAGATGCCGGTACTGTATTTGGTCCCTATGCAAAACTAAAAGCGCCGATGGAACGTCAGGCATCCCTGAGACGGGCCGTGCAGCAACGGTTGTTTGGCTTTGGCCCCCGACTTTTTGAGAAGCTCCTTCGCACAACTCCACCCGTCGCCACCGTCTATCTGCAGGCCGGAGCCTCCCTGCAGGAGGGCGTGCTTCCGCCGCTGGCGCAACAGGCGTGCAGCTTACCGTAGCCACCTGGAACGCCTGCCACTACTGCACGGCAGCGCATGGGACCGCCGCGCTACGCATGGGCCTGAAGCCGGAACAGGTGGACGCTATCCTGGAAGGCCGACTC
It contains:
- a CDS encoding hemolysin family protein; translated protein: MSVLLLVGAFVLAMLMAGAEAALVAANRLRLEVLARQGNRTARLAQALLETPAILRATTLAGLVLAQVLLALGLSTPFLSGEVFPAGSVAWASMLLLATIGGLAFYLGGLVLPGAIAHEQANRLVQPAATLLRVIALLLWPLVRPARAFSERLARRLSLEADSIATFMQPELGWERQAAEADTAPARDLNETESQLLANALAFEKLRVRDCMVPRTDIVAVEEHIDLETLRQRFIESGYSRLPVYREHIDQIIGIVFAYDLFRQPASLAEMIRPVRFVPESKPAHALLKEFLQTNTPLAIVIDEYGGTAGLVTREDLLEELIGDIQDEFDMDEDAEYQLRRLDERTWLVSGRVEIEELREAGLDLPEGDYDTVAGYLLERLGTIPKPQEAFELDGYRFTILKATQNRIELVRITRL